A segment of the Bdellovibrio sp. ArHS genome:
AACAAAGATTGCCACGGCAAGCAACAGCCATTTCGTTTTCAATTTTTCTTTGAATTTCGGTTTCAGAATAATGGGGATTGGGACGAGGATCATACTCGGGGCTGCCGCCGTCAAATTCGTCAGCGTGAGCGCCACTTGTCGCAAGAATGAGCGACACCAATGTTAATTTCAAAAGGTTCTTAGTCATGAATAACTCCGTGGTTGCAGACGGCAAAGGATTCTCTCTAGGTACCGATGACGTTCATGTGTTTTCAATCGATGCTGTTTGTAAACGAGTTTGCGATTTTTTAAAAGAGTCTTTTTAACTATGTTTTTAAATTCTTAGTTCTCCCACGATCAAACGATGGGAGCGCAATTTTTTAGTGCGATATTCATTCGCAATATCAGTTTTTACAGAGTGAATACGATATTGTTTGTTTACGAATTTAAGTGTTTGTTATCTTAAGGAATTGCTTTCGAGTGTGTCTGCTCGAACGTGTAATTTCATAAAATGAAATTGCACTTGTTGTGCTTTTTCTACGTCGTGATTTTCTTACATGTCATTGTTCTAGTCAGAGAACATTTTTATGGTGATCCCATGATTCATCCACTCGGGGATTAGGGGATAAATGATGTTTTCTCTTTATGAAAGCTGAGTTTCTCTCTTCTTTTCTAAAGTGTTTCATGTTGAGTTTTTAAGATATTACTTCTCGATAAAATCTTTTTCGTGATCGTTGCGACGTAAAAAAAGCGGATGAATTTTCGAGCCTTCACGCACTCGACTGCGACTGATCAGATGAGAACTCACCGGAATTCCCAGTGCGAGGATGAGTGAAGATGCTAGCAATAACAATACGACTTCAAGTTCAGAAAAATACAAAGCACCGCCCAAACAGAAGCAGACGGCACCGAGTGTCGATGCCTTTGTGATCGCAGCGATGCGGGTTAAAGTATCGGGAAATTTAATAGCTCCTAAGGCGGCTAACAGTATTGCGATGGCACCTAAGAGTAATACAAAGTCGGCAAGGAAGTTCATTCGGTCTCCTTGGTCTTTTCGATATGGTAGGCAAAAAGGGACGTGCCTATAAAAGAAAGAATTGAAAGAACGATCACCAAGCTCATGGCCCTGACATCGTCCAACGCGATAGCGATAATTACTGTGACGGCAATAAGAATTGCCGTCAACAGATCGAAAACGATTGCTCGATCAGCTCGGGAGGGACCTAAAAGCAAACGCAGGCAACCAAGAATTAATGCGGCGAAAAGAATGATCGAGAGAGCAGTGATCATCATGAGTTCCTTTGTTGAAACAGTTCTAAAAGTCGTTCCTCATAACGGCTTTTGAGTGTTTTGAGTGCGTCTTCGGGTCGAGGGGCATGAAAGAAGTGAATGTACAAAATCGCCTGGTCCCGCGAGATGTCCACGACCAGCGATCCCGGTGTCAGAGAAATTATGAACGATAGTATCCACAGAGCCCGGTGATTCTTCAGGCGAGTCGGCATACGCACAATGACCGGTTGCAAATGTTCATTTGAGCGAAAGAGAGCGGCCGCCACATGAAGGACTGCAATAAAAAAATCGTGTACAAAAAAAATGGCAATTTCCATAGAGATTCTAATTTTTTTCATAAAGGATTCTTCCGTTCAGGATGAAGTTCGGCGGCAATACTTTGTGCGACTACAAATACCTCATTGGCATAAAGCCCCATCAGTACGGTCCAGAAATTCAGAATGAGAAGAGGCACGACGAAGTACTTCCAACTACGAGGTTTTGGATATTGGCTAAAGTGTGGCGAAGGTTTAAAAAACACGCCCAGCCAAATTTTCAACATCGACATCATAGTTAGAAGACTGACGCTCAGGCTAAACAGAACGCCCAGGACTTCTTTTGCTTCAAGAAGAGCTTTGAGGGTGAAGACTTTCGCCCAAAATCCCGAAAGTGGTGGAATGCCCGCCAAGGAAAGTGCAGGAATGGCAAACATGAGAGCTAAAAGGGGATCGCTTTGTAACAGACCGCCTATTCTTGAAATCTGATTGTTTTTCTCGCGCGCTTCAATATATGAGACGATAAAAAACAAATTGGTCTTCACAACCATATGATGCAAAAGATAGTAAATGCAGGCCGCCAAACCTAAAGAGGTCCCCAGAGCCAAGGCTAAGGCGATGTAGCCCACCTGAGAGATAATGTGAAAGGAAAGGATGCTCTTCATATTACCCTGAGAGATCGCGCCCAATGCCCCCAGAAGCATCGAGATCAACGCTACCGCTTGGATTAAAAATGTTAAAGAGGTGTCGATGACGGGAAGATGCGGAGCTAAAAGACGGACCAGTCCGTACAATCCCACCTTCGTCAGGAGTCCTGAAAACACCGCAGCCATTGGCGTCACCGTGTAGGGGTAAGAGGCGGGAAGCCAAAAATAAAACGGAAAAAGCCCCGCCTTAATCATAAAGGCAAAACTCAAAAGGCCTAGCCCCACAGTGAATGTAGCAGAAAATGGTGTCGGCATCTTCGTTAATTGCTCAATATTTAAAGTACCTGTAGCACTATAGATAAGGGCGACAGCTCCCAGAAACAAGAACGATGAAATCACGCTCAGCACAGCATACTTGAACCCACCATACCGGGCATTTGGGGACTTCAGCAGCGTCGCCAAAAAAAATGAAGACATCAAAAGAATCTCAAACCAGACATACAAATTAAAAAGATCTCCTGTTGAGAATGCCCCCAGAATCCCCAACATAAGAAAGTGAAATAGCGGATAGTATCCGCGGCTCTCAACGCGCAGATTGCAATAGGCGATCGAGACGAGAACGCCGCACAAGTAAATTAATGAAGAAACCACGATCAGGGCGGCACTGAATAGATCCACTCTGAAGACGATACCAAACGGCGGGCTCCAGTTACCAAAAGCCAGTTGTATTGGTCCCGTTGACCAGACACTCCAAAGAATAGATATGCTGACGCAGAGATTGATAAATGAACCTGCGAACGATAGCAGTCTTTGTGCCTTCAGGGCATTTCCCAAAAGCAGGGTGCTTAAAGCCATGAGAAATGAAATCGTTACCGGAAGAACCGTTATCATTCGTCCTCTTTCATTTCATCTAGGTCAGTCAGCTTCTCAGATCTCTGTGCAAAATAGGCAAACACCAAAAGAACTGTTTGGATCGCCAAGCCAATAACAATGGCTGTGAGTATTAAGGCCTGCGGTAAGATATCAGTGCGCGACCCGCTTTTAAGAATATACAAGTTGGTGGCGTGACCCAATAAAGAAATTCCTATGATTAGACGAAGCCAGTCTTTGGATAATACAAGCCACATACTAGCGGCAAATAGAAGAGCAATAATCACGATGACGTCCTTCCATTGATATTAAAAACAATCGCGGTCATGACTCCGACAATCACGCAGTAAACCCCGACATCAAAAATGAGCGGAAGACCTAGTGGAAGAGTTCCTGGCCACCAAAGGCCCGTCAACGGAGGCAGGGATTTCGCAATGACCGGGGTGAGGCCTGAGAAAAAGCTTAAAAGTAAGCCGCCCACAATCCATCTTTGGCAAGAGCCTCTAAGAAATGTCGCCGTGGATTCTTCACCGAAAACAAGAGCATGAAATATCAGAGCTATCGACAGAATGAGACCCCCGACAAAACCTCCGCCGGGGTTGTTATGACCGCGCAGTAGAAGAAATAAAGAAACCAGCGCAAAAAGAAATATGAAAAATGTGGTCGATGTCTGGATGAGCGGTGAAAAGTGAAAGCGACTTGGGGATTTTTTCTGCCGTCTAAAAAGAAAAACACAGCCCAAAGCAACAATGCTTAAGACGGTAATTTCACCCATGGTATCCAGCGCCCTAAAGTCGACCAGGATGATGTTAACGATGTTTAAACCTTTGCCCAAGGGCAGGGCATTTTCCGTAAAGTATGGTGATACCAACGAGGGCACTTTGCCGTTCTCCAGAACTGAAACCAGCCAAAGCATGCTCACAAAAGACAAACCCGTAAACAAAAGTCTTAGGCTTTGATATCCTGTAGTAAAAGGAACTGACCGCGATCTTAACGGCATGATGAAATAGATTAAAATCACCAGCGACACCGTTTCGACTGTCATCTGTGTCATTGCCAGGTCCGGGGCCTCTGAAAGAAGAAATAAAAGTCCCACTCCGTATCCGACCAACCCCAATCCCATGACCTGTACCAGAGCCTGCGGGCTTCTTAAAATTGCCAGCAAACCTGCCAGAAGAAGGGCGACCGCAAGAAGTTCTGGTCCCGAAGAAATATCGAGGCCGTTAAAGCCCCACGGTGCTCCCAAATTCAGGGCCATCCAGAATAGCCAAATCCCAATGGGAAAAAACAACCACAACAGATAGCTGCTCAGTTTTCCATTTTGGAAAATCGCCGTCACCCAACTGGCCAGAACGGGTAAGACTTCATTTTTTTCTTTTCTTTGTTGATCAAAACGCAGCCAGATTTCGATATGTGAAAGACGTTTCATAAAAAAGTAGGAAATGAATCCCGCCAATAAGAACGAGCTGATACTTAGGACCAGGCCCATATTGAAACCGGTCCAAGCCTGAAGTTCCAGATCGGTTCTTTTTAGCAAAATAGAGGACACAATGGGTTTCAAGAAATAGTCATTAAAATCTTTTAGAAAAAAATTTGAAATCCATCCCGCCATCGCCAGGCCGAGAGCGGGTGCCCACATAGAAAATTTGGCCTCGCGCAAACCTCTGTTGGGACGGGGATCCTTTTTCAGAATTAATTTTAAAAGTCGATAGGCCACCACGATAGAAAGGGCCCCAGTGCAGACCAACACAGCTAACAGCAAAGAGTTTTCGCCTTTAAGCTGAAGAGCGGATGTCAGCAAATACTCTTTTCCCAGAAAACCCAATGTAAAGGGCAGTCCTATCATCGAGCCTAATGACAAAACCATCGCCAAGGAGGTGATGGGCATTCGCCGCATCAGATTAGTGATGCTATAAAGACTGCGAGTGCCGATCTGTTTATCGATGTTACCCACGCAAAGAAACAAACTGGCTTTGTAACAGCTATGGGCAAAGATGTAGGACACAAAAGATTTCCACGAGTACTCATGCGGAATTCCCAGAAGAATAAATATAGACCCGAGTGCACTCACGGTCGTCCAGGCGAAAAGTTGTTTAAGGTCCGTTTTAAATAGCGAAATAATCAGGGCTCCCAAAGAGGTGATGCCGCCGATGGTGACCAGTAAAACAATCCATAAAGTGGCTTCCTGAAACAGCGGTGAAAACCGCGCGAGCAAAACGGCGCCCAGCTTTACCATGGTGGCCGAATGTAAAAAGCAACTCGCTGGGGTGGGGGCTTTCATGGCGTTGGGAAGCCAAAAATGAAACGGAAACTGGGCCGACTTGGTGATGGCCGCAAACACGATCAGCCAGATCAATAATGAACTATTCTGGAGTTGCGTGTCTTGATGACGAATGATTTGATCCATGGACGTGCTTCCAGTCACCTGATTGAAAATAAGAAGAGCGGTTAGAAGTGACAGTCCGCCTGCCATATTCACGATCAGGGCTTGACGTGCGCTCTTCCGGGTCTCTGCGTCCTCGTAGTGAAAAGCGATCAAAAGGAAGGAACAAAGGGCGGTGGCCTCCCAAAAAGTAAAGAACAGATAAATATTGTCCACCCATAAGATTCCCAACATGCTTCCGGTAAAGAAGAAAAGCATGGGAAAAAATCTTCTCGAATCATCCTTGGAAAAGTAAGCTCCGGCATAAATACTGACGCACATCCCAATGCCCATCACGATGCAGGCGAAGAAGTCGCTCAAACCATCGCGATGTTCGGGCCATTGTTGATTTAAGAAAGAACTGATCGCCTCGATGAAAGTGAAAAGGAACGGCAGAACGAAAAGGCCTCTCCAGATTGTGGTCGGGGCGCGCATAATCCAGCGGGAAAGAATTGCATAGATGAAAAAAGAGAGGATCCACCAAGTCATAGGTCATGATCTCTAATCTCGGGTTTTAAAGTCAGGTTTCATTCTTGTCATAGTTCATTGGTCTTTGTTGATGTACATGGAATGAAAAAAAGGGCGGACTCGAAAGCATGTTATGCTTCAAGAATGAGACGTGGAATGATTGCCTTAAACCCCATGGCCGGAGAAAGTCCCTCTATGGAGTCTTTCTGTGAACAACTTCGTCATCTTAAAAACGAGGGGTTGTTGGATGAGCTTTGTGTTGTTTCTGTTGTCCATAAAAGCTATTTCCCCTTTTCCTCAGAAGTCTATCGCGAGCGTCAAGGTGAAATAATCAAAGACATCAAACAATCATTGGCTTCGGGGCTTCACGAAAGAATTCCCTAT
Coding sequences within it:
- a CDS encoding monovalent cation/H(+) antiporter subunit G — protein: MNFLADFVLLLGAIAILLAALGAIKFPDTLTRIAAITKASTLGAVCFCLGGALYFSELEVVLLLLASSLILALGIPVSSHLISRSRVREGSKIHPLFLRRNDHEKDFIEK
- a CDS encoding monovalent cation/H+ antiporter complex subunit F, producing MMITALSIILFAALILGCLRLLLGPSRADRAIVFDLLTAILIAVTVIIAIALDDVRAMSLVIVLSILSFIGTSLFAYHIEKTKETE
- a CDS encoding Na+/H+ antiporter subunit E, with protein sequence MKKIRISMEIAIFFVHDFFIAVLHVAAALFRSNEHLQPVIVRMPTRLKNHRALWILSFIISLTPGSLVVDISRDQAILYIHFFHAPRPEDALKTLKSRYEERLLELFQQRNS
- a CDS encoding proton-conducting transporter membrane subunit codes for the protein MITVLPVTISFLMALSTLLLGNALKAQRLLSFAGSFINLCVSISILWSVWSTGPIQLAFGNWSPPFGIVFRVDLFSAALIVVSSLIYLCGVLVSIAYCNLRVESRGYYPLFHFLMLGILGAFSTGDLFNLYVWFEILLMSSFFLATLLKSPNARYGGFKYAVLSVISSFLFLGAVALIYSATGTLNIEQLTKMPTPFSATFTVGLGLLSFAFMIKAGLFPFYFWLPASYPYTVTPMAAVFSGLLTKVGLYGLVRLLAPHLPVIDTSLTFLIQAVALISMLLGALGAISQGNMKSILSFHIISQVGYIALALALGTSLGLAACIYYLLHHMVVKTNLFFIVSYIEAREKNNQISRIGGLLQSDPLLALMFAIPALSLAGIPPLSGFWAKVFTLKALLEAKEVLGVLFSLSVSLLTMMSMLKIWLGVFFKPSPHFSQYPKPRSWKYFVVPLLILNFWTVLMGLYANEVFVVAQSIAAELHPERKNPL
- a CDS encoding sodium:proton antiporter; protein product: MIIALLFAASMWLVLSKDWLRLIIGISLLGHATNLYILKSGSRTDILPQALILTAIVIGLAIQTVLLVFAYFAQRSEKLTDLDEMKEDE
- the mbhE gene encoding hydrogen gas-evolving membrane-bound hydrogenase subunit E is translated as MTWWILSFFIYAILSRWIMRAPTTIWRGLFVLPFLFTFIEAISSFLNQQWPEHRDGLSDFFACIVMGIGMCVSIYAGAYFSKDDSRRFFPMLFFFTGSMLGILWVDNIYLFFTFWEATALCSFLLIAFHYEDAETRKSARQALIVNMAGGLSLLTALLIFNQVTGSTSMDQIIRHQDTQLQNSSLLIWLIVFAAITKSAQFPFHFWLPNAMKAPTPASCFLHSATMVKLGAVLLARFSPLFQEATLWIVLLVTIGGITSLGALIISLFKTDLKQLFAWTTVSALGSIFILLGIPHEYSWKSFVSYIFAHSCYKASLFLCVGNIDKQIGTRSLYSITNLMRRMPITSLAMVLSLGSMIGLPFTLGFLGKEYLLTSALQLKGENSLLLAVLVCTGALSIVVAYRLLKLILKKDPRPNRGLREAKFSMWAPALGLAMAGWISNFFLKDFNDYFLKPIVSSILLKRTDLELQAWTGFNMGLVLSISSFLLAGFISYFFMKRLSHIEIWLRFDQQRKEKNEVLPVLASWVTAIFQNGKLSSYLLWLFFPIGIWLFWMALNLGAPWGFNGLDISSGPELLAVALLLAGLLAILRSPQALVQVMGLGLVGYGVGLLFLLSEAPDLAMTQMTVETVSLVILIYFIMPLRSRSVPFTTGYQSLRLLFTGLSFVSMLWLVSVLENGKVPSLVSPYFTENALPLGKGLNIVNIILVDFRALDTMGEITVLSIVALGCVFLFRRQKKSPSRFHFSPLIQTSTTFFIFLFALVSLFLLLRGHNNPGGGFVGGLILSIALIFHALVFGEESTATFLRGSCQRWIVGGLLLSFFSGLTPVIAKSLPPLTGLWWPGTLPLGLPLIFDVGVYCVIVGVMTAIVFNINGRTSS